GGCATCGCCCACGACTTCAACAATATCCTGGGCGGCATTCTCGGTTACGCCTCCTGGCTGAAAACCAACCTCAAGGAAGACGATCTTTTTTTCAGGCCCGTCGACACCATCGAAAAGAGCGCCCAGCGGGCCGCCGAGCTGACTCGGCAGCTGCTGGCCTTCGCCCGCGGCGGCAAGTACGACATCAAGGCCGCCAATTTGAACAGCGTCATCGTCGAGTCGCTGAAGATCATCTCCGGCACCTTCGACAAGTCGATCGCCATCGAGACCGATCTCGATGACAGCCTGCCGACGGTCGAGATCGATATCGGCCAGATCCAGCAGGTGCTGATCAATCTGTGCGTCAATGCCCGCGACGCCATGCCCGGGGGCGGGCGGATGGCCATCCAGTCCTCGATGGCCGTCTTAAGCGGGAGCGACGTCTTCAACCAGCCGGGCGCCAAACCGGGCTGGTTCGCTGTGCTGGCGGTCAGCGACACCGGGATCGGCATGGATGACGGCATCCAGCAGAGGATCTTCGAGCCGTTTTTCACCACCAAGGAGAAAGGCAAGGGGACGGGGCTGGGACTGTCGATGGTCTACGGCGTGGTCAAGAACCATGGCGGCTTCATCAACGTCTACAGCGAGGTCGGCGTCGGCTCGACCTTCAAGATCTACCTGCCGCTGAGCGGCAAGCCGGAGGCGGTGGAGCACGGCTGGGAGGAAGAGGTCGCCGGCGGCCATGAATCGATCCTGATCATCGACGACGAAGAGGTGATCCGCCAGGTGGCCGGCGAGATCCTGTCCAGCTTTGGCTATCGGGTCCAGCTTGCCGCCGACGGCGAAGAGGGCGTCGCCATGTACAAAAACCTGGAGCCGCGCAGCGACCTGGTGATCCTGGACATGATCATGCCCAGGCTGGGCGGCCGGGAAACCCTGTTGAAATTGAAGGAGATCAACCCCGAGGTCAAGGTGCTCTTTTCGACGGGCTACAGCCAGAACGAGAAAGTAAACGAGATCATCGCCCTGGGGGTCAGTGGCTTTATCCAGAAGCCATACCAGGTCAATGGCCTGCTGTCCAAGGTGCGGGACATACTGGATGGCAGCGCTTGAGGGGATCGCTCTCGGGCCGGCGGGCTGGAGTTATGCAGACTGGCGGGGCACGGTCTACCCCGAGCCGCTTCCGGCGCATTTCAACCAGCTGGCGTTTTTGGCCGCGGAATTCGATTTTGTCGAGGTTAATACCAGCTTCTACCGCATCCCGTCTCCCGTCCTGACCCGGGGCTGGGTCGACAAGACCGCCGCCTGCCCGGGATTCGACTTCTGGCTCAAGCTGCACCAGTCGTTCACCCACGAGGGCAAGCTGGAGAAAACCATGATCGCGGGCTTTCACGCCTGTCTGGAGCCCCTGGCCGCAGCCGGCAGGCTGGCGGGAGTGCTGGCCCAGTTTCCCTATTCGTTCAAATTCACCCCGGCCAACCTGGCCTTTCTCGTGAAGCTGTCGGGCCGTTTCGCCTCCTGCCCCCTGGCCGTCGAGTTCCGCCACCAGAGCTGGCTCGAAGACGAGGTGCTGGCGGTTTTCCGGGAAAACAACCTGGTCTGGGCCAACATCGACCAGCCGCTGGTATCGGCCTCACTGCCCCTGACCGCCTTGGTTACCGGCAGGGAGACGGCCTATTTGCGGCTGCATGGCCGCAATGCCAAGGATTGGTTTTCCGGCCAGGGCCGTGACGCCCGCTACGATTATTATTACAGCGCTGCCGAGCTGGGCCGCCTGGCTGAGGTCGTGGCCCGCTTGAAAGAGCAGGCAAAAAAGGTCTTCGTCTCGGGCAACAACCATTACAAGGGAGCGGCGGTCAAAAACCTGCTGCAGCTGAAAGAGATCCTGCTCAAGCGCCGGCAAGCGGCGCTGGGCAGTTAAAAAGCCGCCAGGCCAGTCATGAAACGCTTTTTTTTCTGGTTATTCCTGTTACTGGGTTTTTTCGGTCTTCTTTTTGTCGGCTTGAACCTTTTTGACTCCCGATTCGGACCGCTGCCGGCAAAGGGGACCGAGCCGGCGGCGAGCCTGGAGGCCGGCAACGGTTTTTTCATTCTCTGGGGTTTTGCCGCTGGAGCCGGCAGCGATCCGCAGGTGCCCGCTTTCCAAAAGGAGATCCGGGCGTTGGTCGACGCCCCGGCTGGGACCGGCAGCCCGCGTTTGCGCTACGGCCAGTGGCTGGCGCGCCTGAACGCCGCCTTTCGCGGCGAGTGGCAGGGAGGGGCCAACCTGTACGTCCCGCAGTTGCCGGCGGAGGACCTCTGCGCCTATTTCGCCTCTCGCCGCGACGCGATCCAAGAGCAGCGGCTGCGCTTGGCCGTGCCGCTGCAACGCTATGAACAGGTCGTTCGGGCCGCCGAGCTCGCCGATTTCACCCCCCTGGGCTGGGAGTTCCCGGCGCGCAGCTTCCTGCTGGCCACCCATGCGGCCAAGCTCTTTGCCGCCTCGCGGATCGTGGCCGCAATCGACGGCGGCTGGCTACCGGCCTGTGCCGATCTGTTCTCTGCCCAGGCAGCCGGCTTCAAGCTCATCGCCTCCGGTCGCACGCTGATGGTCAACCGGCTGGGCAAGACCATGGTCGAGCTGACGCTGCGCGCCCTGGCTGCGCTGCTCAACCGCCGCGATTGCCCGCCGGTCGTTGCCCGGCTCGTTCTGGATCAACTTCCGGTTCGGCCCGTCCGTGAATTCGGCACGCAAGCGGCCAGGGATTTCGCCTGGATGAGTTTCGGCCGCGCCCTGGAGCGGGTTCAGGAAGAAAAGGTCATCGACCCTTCACTGCTCAAGGATTATTTTCGCGAGCCGGCCCGCTTTTTCGCCCTGGAAAGATTTGTGGCCATTTCCGGGCCGCGCTTCTTCGCGACCATCCACGCCCTGGCGGCTTTTTTTTTGAAAAAGAACGAAAGCACAGCCGCGCTGCACGCCTTCTGGGACCACGTCGGCCGTTTGGAGGAAACGCCGCCGGCGCTGTGGATGGAGGGGCCGCGCCCGGCGGCTCACCTGGCGGCCGACCTCGATGGCGGCCCTTTCTGGTGGCTGCGCAACCCGCTGGGGAAAATGATGGTACGCTCGGCGGTGCCATTCACCTGGCCGGTGCTGCAGCATTATGTCTACCGCAGCCATGGACTGAAGGTCCGTTACGATCTGACCCGGCTGCTGGCCATGGCGCGGCTCAAGGCCGAACCCGGCGGGAGCTTGAGCCGGGCCGCGCTGCATGACCTTCTGGCCACGGCTCCGGAACAGGACCCTTTTAGCGGCAAACCGTATCTGTTCAACCCGGAGTCGGGAATGCTTTACGGCGTGGGCCCTGACGGCAAGGATGATAGCGGCCGCGAATTGCCGACGGCGTGGAAAGATTCCGACATTGCGGTGCCGATAAATTTTATTAAACGAGATTAAAAATCCATCAAACCTTCTATATTGGAATGGAAACGTGGGTAGGGGTTCAATACGAGATCAAATGAGATCATATTGAACCCCTACATTCTGATTGATCGGCCTGGGCAGGGAACGCAAATTTGCGTTCCCTTCAGAAAAAAAACTACAACTATGGGATTCTACAATACCTTATCTGCCTTTGCCCTCAGGATATCCCTGATATCTCGCAGTAGCATCTCCTGAACAGGCGGCGCCGGCGGCAGCACAAACCATCCGCCGACCTTGGCGGATATGGTTTGTCTGTCCCGCAGACGCCTGAAACTATTCACAATATTTTTTCACCTTTGCTTCTCAAAATATCGCGAATATCTCGCAGTAGCATCTCCTGAACAGGCGGCGCCGGCGGGGCAGTTGGAGCCTCTCCCTTTTTCCGCTTCAGGGCGTTCATCCCCTTGACCACCAGGAAAATGGCGAAAACCACGATCAGGAAGTCGATAACGGTGTTGATCAGCATGCCGTATTTCAGGGTCACGGCTGGCGCGCTGCCAACGGCGGCTTTCAGGGTGATGGCCAGGTGTGAAAAATCGACGCCGCCCATCAGCAGGCCGATGGGCGGCATGATGACGTCGTTGACCAGCGAGGTGACTATTTTTCCGAAAGCCACGCCGATGACGATGCCCACGGCCATGTCCATGACGTTGCCGCGCATGGCGAATGTCTTGAATTCCTTGACGAATCCCATATGTCCCTCCTTTTCGTATTTAAAAAATCAAACGGCGGATGCCCTGAATGTCCAGCGCAACCGCGTCAGCTCGCGGCCACTGGCCGCGTCCTGCAGGCTCTGGCCAACGATGGTCTTGTCCCCGGTCCGCGCGCGTTCGCTGCGGCAGAGGATCTCGTCGCCAAGGCGGGCTTCGCCCATGAAGGCCGCTTCCATGGCCAGCGGCCCGGGTGGGATGACCCGCTCGGAAAGGGCGCGCAGCGCCCAGTCGAGGTATACGGTGTTGTTGACATGGTCGTTG
Above is a window of Candidatus Aminicenantes bacterium DNA encoding:
- the mscL gene encoding large-conductance mechanosensitive channel protein MscL is translated as MGFVKEFKTFAMRGNVMDMAVGIVIGVAFGKIVTSLVNDVIMPPIGLLMGGVDFSHLAITLKAAVGSAPAVTLKYGMLINTVIDFLIVVFAIFLVVKGMNALKRKKGEAPTAPPAPPVQEMLLRDIRDILRSKGEKIL
- a CDS encoding DUF72 domain-containing protein, with amino-acid sequence MAALEGIALGPAGWSYADWRGTVYPEPLPAHFNQLAFLAAEFDFVEVNTSFYRIPSPVLTRGWVDKTAACPGFDFWLKLHQSFTHEGKLEKTMIAGFHACLEPLAAAGRLAGVLAQFPYSFKFTPANLAFLVKLSGRFASCPLAVEFRHQSWLEDEVLAVFRENNLVWANIDQPLVSASLPLTALVTGRETAYLRLHGRNAKDWFSGQGRDARYDYYYSAAELGRLAEVVARLKEQAKKVFVSGNNHYKGAAVKNLLQLKEILLKRRQAALGS